In the genome of Xanthomonas hortorum pv. pelargonii, the window ATTCCTGCAGAATTGCTGGAAAGCGAATTGTTCGGCCACGAAACCGGCGCCTTCACCGGTGCCACCAAACGGCATATCGGCCGTTTCGAACAGGCCGATGGCGGAACGTTGTTTCTGGACGAAATCGGCGATATGCCGCTGCCGCTGCAGACCCGTTTGCTGCGCGTGCTGGCAGAGAACGAATTCTTTCGTGTCGGTGGGCGCGAACTCATCCGGGTCGACGTGCGCGTGATCGCCGCCACCCACCAGGACCTGGAAGCGCTGGTCGAACAAGGCCGCTTCCGTGCCGACTTGTTGCATCGCCTGGACGTGGTGCGTCTGCAATTACCGCCGCTGCGCGAGCGCCGCGGCGACATCGCGCAACTGGCTGAAAACTTCCTGGCCATGGCCGGGCGCAAGCTCGACATGCTGCCCAAACGGCTGTCGTCGGCCGCCTTGGAAGGCCTGCGCCACTACGACTGGCCCGGCAACGTGCGCGAACTGGAAAACGTGTGCTGGCGCCTGGCCGCATTGGCCACCGCCGACATCATCGACGTGGTCGACGTGGAAGCCGCATTGGCGCGTGGCGGCCGTCGCCAACGCGCCGGGCGCAGCGATGGGCAATGGGACGAGATGCTCTCCAGCTGGGCCGCGCAACGTCTGAGCGAAGGCGCCCAGGGCCTGCACGCCGAGGCCCGCGAACGCCTCGACAAGACCCTGCTCGAAGCCGCCCTGCAGCTCACCCAGGGCCGCCGCGCCGAGGCCGCCGCACGCTTGGGCCTGGGCCGAAACACCGTCACCCGCAAACTCGGCCCGGGGCGCAAACGCCGCTGATGTATCGCCTGGCCCCGGCTAAAGCCCGCTCCGCTGAAAGAAGGAACGGCGCGTAGGCGATACAGGCTTACCGCAATGGTGCATCAGACCGCACGCGGAGTTGAGCCCCTCTCCCGCCGGGAGAGGGGTTGGGGTGAGGGTACGGGGCGTAGCCAGCGTGCACCCGGACTTGATTAGGGCTTCGCCCGTACCCTCATCCGCCCCTGCAGGGCACCTTCTCCCGGCGGGAGAAGGAACGGCGCGGACGCGAGACAGGCTGACTGCAAATGCACATAGGGGCGAGAAAGCACTATTCGCGCACCATTGACGCGCGTGCCTTGAAGCGCCCGCGGCGCAAGCGCGTACCTCAGACAACCCGACCACCCACACCAACCCCGTAAACTCCCGATCAGCCGGCAAGCGCATTTCATGGCACGTGAACATGTGCCCGCATAGGTTTCCAGCCTGATCAGGAGAACAACTCGATGCGTTACCGGTCGTCCACGATCGTCGCCCTCACCGCTCTGGCGCTGGCCGCCTGCAGCAGCACGCCACCACCGCCGAAGACACCGCCACCGCCCGTGGCGCGTGTCGTGCCCACCCGTCCGGTGCAACAGGCCGAAGCGGCGCTGGCCTCGGCCTCGGGCAGTCTGGTCAGCGGTCGGGTGGTGCTGGTACCTGCGTTACAGGGAATCCGCATCACCGGCACCGTCGGTGGCCTGCGCCCGGGCGGTGTTGCCGGCTTCCATGTGCACGAGCGCGGCGATTGCAGTGCCGCCGATGCCAGCAGCGCGGGTGCGCATTTCAATCCGACCGGTGCACCGCACGGGCGCGGCGGTAGCGGCGCGCATCACCTGGGCGATATGGACAATCTGCGCGCCGATGCCGAAGGCGTTGCGCACCTGGACATGATCATTGCCGGCATCACCCTGGGCGATGCCGCGCCCACCGATGTGATCGGCAAGGCGCTGATCGTGCATGCCGATCCAGACGACTATCGCAGCCAGCCCAGTGGCAATGCCGGCGCACGTCTGGCCTGCGGCGTCATTCGCGTCACCCAATGGCGCACACCCCCTTCGCAGCCCTGAGTTGGGGCATCCATGGCCGCAACTGCGGCCTCTCTACAGGAGTTTTTTCATGCGCATTCTTCCCACGACGTTGTTCCTGGTCACCGCGTTGGTGCTGACCGCGTGCAAGCGCGACGAACCGGCACCGGCCGATCCTGCACCCGCACCGCAGGCCGGCACGCCAGCCGAAGCGGCGCATGGTGGCGAGCATGCCGCCTCCATGGTCACCGAAGCGGCAGCCACTACCACCGCAACCGCCGAGCTCAAGCCGACCAAGGGCAATGAGGTCAAGGGCACGGTGAGCTTCAAGACCGTCGACGGCGCGCTGCGCGTCACCGGCCAACTGAGCGGCCTCAAGCCCAACAGCGAGCACGGCTTCCACATCCACGAAAAGGGCGATTGCAGCGCACCGGACGGCAGCAGTGCCGGCGGGCATTTCAACCCGGCCCAATCCGACCACGGCACCGTCAGCGCCGACCCGCATCACGGTGGCGACATGCCCAACATCAAGGCCGACGCGCAGGGCAATGCCAGCATCGATGGCCCGGTCTCGAGCAACGTCAATCTCGGCAAGGCCGACCAGTTCGATATCGCCGGCCACGCCGTGATCGTGCATGCCGACGCGGACGACTACAAAACCCAACCCACCGGCAACGCCGGCGGCCGTCTGGCCTGCGGTGTGATCACCACCGACAACGCGCCGGCTGCGACCAAGTAAGCAAAAGAAACGGGCAGACAAACAAACGCCGCAGTGATCGATCACTGCGGCGTTATTTGTTTGGTACACACCTGCCAAGCATTGGTGCTGGTTTCAGTGCACGGACCAGTTCAGCACATGGATGTAAGGCGCGTAGGCGCGTGCCATGTTTGTCACCGAAAACGCCGGTTTTCCAGTGCGCGCTAACAGTTCAACGTCCAAAGTAACCGGTGCGTTGCTTAGGCAGCCAATGCCTGACGCGGATCCTGCCCCGGTTCCACATGCACATACAGCACTGGCAGCCCATGCGCTTCCAGTACGGCGGCCATCTGTCGCTGGCGTGAGAGGTATTGCTCGTAGACGCCGCGCAGACGCTCGCAGTTTTCGCGATCGTGGGTGTAGTAATCGCACCAGCCGGCCGGGTCGAACAGCGCGATGCGCACTTCGCCGTCGACATAACGCAGCACCGGCTCGGGCGGCTGTTGCAGCCATTCTTCAGTGTGCGGAGCCAGCAGGGCGGCTTCGATCAGCGGCCATAGCGGCGCCAACCCTTGATTGTCGTACTGCATCGAAATCATCGCCGCCAGATCGTTCGCGGTGAGATAGCGCGCGTGTTCGATGCGTGCGCCGAAGCTTTCCTGCGCCAGCAAGGCGGTGTCGGCTTGCGCCATGCCCTGGGCCAGCAGCACTTCTTCCATCGCATCGGCCACGGTGGCGACGATTTCCGGATCGCCGGACAGCAGGAACGGCAGCACGCGCAGGCCGCCGCCAGTGAGTTGTGCATCGGCCTGAAACGGCAACGGAATCTCACCCTGCGCATCGGCACCGAAGGCCAGCACGCGCGGGCCCTGATCGCGTCCTGGTGCGCGCGCCTGCAGCTCTTCCAGCCGGCGATGCAGCGGCCAGCCTGGCCGCAGCACTTCGGCCGGGTCGAAATGCGCCATCGCCACGCTCAGCTCCAGCGCGCGGATCTCCGGGATCCACTGCGCCAGGTCGCGGCCGATACGTTCGGCCAGCATGCCGGCCTGCTCGGGCGCCAAGGCGCCGCGCTCGGGGGCGCTGCCGCCCGTCAATTCCAGCGCCATCACACCCATGGCGGTCACGCCGTGTTCGGTCTTGCTCATGATTCGCGGTTGGCCCATCACGGGGTCGAAGCTACACTGCGGCCATTATGCCTGCCGGCCCTGTGCAGGCCATGTCCCCGAGTCCTCCATGCCAGGTCAACCGATGCCAGCAGCCCGTCCCGTCGCCATCTTGGGCGGCGTTCGTATCCCGTTCTGTCGTCAGAACACCGCATACGCGGACGTGGGCAACCTGGGCATGTCGGTGCGCACGCTGGGCGCGCTGGTCGAGCGCTTCGGGCTGCATGGGCAGCAACTGGGCGAAGTGGCGATGGGGGCGGTGATCAAGCACTCCTCGGACTGGAATCTGGCCCGCGAGGCGGCGCTGTCGTCCGGCCTGTCGCCGCTGACGCCGGGCATCACCCTGCAGCGCGCCTGCGGCACCAGCCTGGATTCGGTGATCACCATCGCCAACAAGATTGCGCTGGGGCAGATCGATTCGGGCATCGGCGGCGGTTCGGACACGACGTCCGAAGTGCCGATCGTCTACGGCAAGAAGCTACGCGCGCGGCTGCTGGCCGCCAACCGGGCCAAGGCCACCGGCGACAAGCTC includes:
- a CDS encoding superoxide dismutase family protein, which translates into the protein MRILPTTLFLVTALVLTACKRDEPAPADPAPAPQAGTPAEAAHGGEHAASMVTEAAATTTATAELKPTKGNEVKGTVSFKTVDGALRVTGQLSGLKPNSEHGFHIHEKGDCSAPDGSSAGGHFNPAQSDHGTVSADPHHGGDMPNIKADAQGNASIDGPVSSNVNLGKADQFDIAGHAVIVHADADDYKTQPTGNAGGRLACGVITTDNAPAATK
- a CDS encoding superoxide dismutase family protein; amino-acid sequence: MRYRSSTIVALTALALAACSSTPPPPKTPPPPVARVVPTRPVQQAEAALASASGSLVSGRVVLVPALQGIRITGTVGGLRPGGVAGFHVHERGDCSAADASSAGAHFNPTGAPHGRGGSGAHHLGDMDNLRADAEGVAHLDMIIAGITLGDAAPTDVIGKALIVHADPDDYRSQPSGNAGARLACGVIRVTQWRTPPSQP
- the ntrC gene encoding nitrogen regulation protein NR(I), giving the protein MAEAAAASHHIWVVDDDRSVRFVLSTALRDAGYAVDGFESAAAALQALAMRPTPDLLFTDVRMPGEDGLTLLDKLKSKHPQLPVIVMSAYTDVASTAGAFRGGAHEFLSKPFDLDDAVALAARALPDADAGVDALVGVPVAQGSAALIGDTPAMQALFRAIGRLAQAPLSVLINGETGTGKELVARALHNESPRARKSFVALNTAAIPAELLESELFGHETGAFTGATKRHIGRFEQADGGTLFLDEIGDMPLPLQTRLLRVLAENEFFRVGGRELIRVDVRVIAATHQDLEALVEQGRFRADLLHRLDVVRLQLPPLRERRGDIAQLAENFLAMAGRKLDMLPKRLSSAALEGLRHYDWPGNVRELENVCWRLAALATADIIDVVDVEAALARGGRRQRAGRSDGQWDEMLSSWAAQRLSEGAQGLHAEARERLDKTLLEAALQLTQGRRAEAAARLGLGRNTVTRKLGPGRKRR